Proteins from one Acidihalobacter prosperus genomic window:
- a CDS encoding ExbD/TolR family protein, with translation MKLRRSRAARRGRIEIIPMIDVMFFLLATFMLASLSMQNLHSLPVNLPKGSAEKSQPVAPVTLTVTHDDKIYLNQTQVTLADLTARLHAMLQQHHQTSVIVAADENAREGVVVRAMLEARHAGVEHFLIAVQKK, from the coding sequence ATGAAGCTGCGTAGATCGCGCGCCGCCCGCCGGGGGCGCATCGAGATCATCCCGATGATCGACGTGATGTTCTTCCTGCTGGCGACCTTCATGCTCGCCTCGCTGTCGATGCAGAACCTGCATTCGCTGCCGGTCAACCTGCCCAAGGGCAGCGCCGAGAAGAGCCAGCCGGTGGCGCCGGTGACGCTTACGGTGACGCATGACGACAAGATCTATCTCAATCAGACCCAGGTCACGCTCGCGGATCTGACGGCACGTCTGCACGCGATGCTGCAGCAGCACCACCAGACCTCGGTGATCGTCGCCGCCGATGAAAACGCCCGCGAGGGCGTGGTGGTGCGCGCCATGCTGGAGGCGCGGCATGCCGGCGTCGAGCATTTTCTCATCGCCGTGCAGAAAAAATGA
- a CDS encoding MotA/TolQ/ExbB proton channel family protein has protein sequence MQDVYASWHTLQFGGPLIYPLLFLAVLMVAILLDKTYVYWRFTRPSSTLMRLIDNLGESWADLERQVSVSNPHHHFVRFVRVILQNRERPTWWAESRASDEAQSIEQSLARGLWMLETIVTAAPLLGLLGTIYGMIHAFNLFGSHGLVDPKGVTSGVAEALIATAVGLVIAVIALFGYNYFSRLQSRTMDEMERIGTRLLDRARLDAETRGAADEAA, from the coding sequence ATGCAAGACGTTTACGCTTCCTGGCACACGCTGCAGTTCGGCGGGCCGCTGATCTATCCGCTGCTGTTCCTGGCCGTGCTCATGGTCGCCATCCTGCTCGACAAGACCTACGTCTACTGGCGCTTCACGCGGCCCTCTTCGACGCTGATGCGCCTGATCGACAATCTCGGCGAGAGCTGGGCCGATCTCGAACGCCAGGTCTCGGTGAGCAATCCGCATCACCACTTCGTGCGTTTCGTGCGCGTGATCCTGCAGAACCGGGAGCGGCCGACCTGGTGGGCGGAGTCGCGCGCGAGCGACGAGGCGCAGTCCATCGAGCAGTCCCTGGCCCGCGGGCTGTGGATGCTCGAAACCATCGTCACGGCGGCGCCGCTGCTCGGTCTGCTGGGCACGATCTACGGCATGATCCACGCCTTCAACCTGTTCGGCAGCCATGGCCTGGTCGATCCGAAGGGCGTGACCTCGGGCGTGGCTGAAGCGCTGATCGCCACCGCGGTCGGCCTCGTGATCGCCGTCATCGCGCTGTTCGGCTACAACTATTTCTCGCGCCTGCAAAGCCGCACGATGGACGAGATGGAACGCATCGGCACCCGCCTGCTCGACCGCGCGCGCCTCGATGCGGAGACCCGCGGAGCCGCCGATGAAGCTGCGTAG
- a CDS encoding asparaginase domain-containing protein translates to MHLQIFATGGTLDKVYHDALSDYRIGDPVAPGILEEGRVDFRYDVESLLKKDSLELTDDDRALIRARVAACPHRHIVITHGTDTMTETAAALAGIADRIIVLTGAMQPARFRNSDAAFNLGLAVGAAQSLPAGIYIAMSGRIFEAGSVRKNRAAGRFETLADDRHPETP, encoded by the coding sequence ATGCACCTGCAGATATTCGCCACCGGCGGCACCCTCGACAAGGTCTATCACGATGCGCTTTCCGACTACCGCATCGGCGACCCGGTCGCGCCCGGCATCCTCGAGGAAGGCCGCGTCGATTTCCGCTACGACGTCGAGAGCCTGTTGAAAAAGGACAGCCTGGAACTGACCGACGACGACCGCGCGCTGATCCGCGCCCGCGTCGCGGCCTGCCCGCACCGCCACATCGTCATCACCCACGGCACCGACACCATGACCGAAACCGCCGCGGCCCTGGCCGGCATCGCCGACAGGATCATCGTGCTCACCGGCGCAATGCAGCCCGCGCGCTTTCGCAACAGCGACGCGGCGTTCAACCTCGGTCTCGCCGTCGGCGCCGCGCAAAGCCTGCCCGCCGGCATCTACATCGCCATGAGCGGGCGCATCTTCGAGGCCGGGAGCGTGCGCAAGAATCGCGCGGCAGGCCGCTTCGAAACCCTCGCCGACGACCGTCACCCGGAGACCCCATGA
- a CDS encoding MOSC domain-containing protein, translated as MSPVIERLYRYPVKGLSPEALRSVALETGRCLPHDRRFALARSDAPFDPAQPVHLPKTNFFMLMRDERLAELDTRLDTASGRFEITRRGEPLLCADLDEPAGRTAVETFFADFLDGAPGLPPRLVEAPGHAFGDARRRPNAQTGQYVSLINLASIDALAERVGAALDPLRFRANVYFSGLPAWRELDWVGGHIRIGDARLHVVSPITRCAATTVNPATAQRDVDVPRELMRHFEHNYMGVYVEVLHGGTLAVGDGLLAEPVQPA; from the coding sequence ATGAGCCCCGTCATCGAACGCCTCTACCGCTACCCCGTCAAGGGCCTCAGTCCCGAGGCGCTCCGGAGCGTGGCCCTCGAAACCGGGCGCTGCCTGCCGCACGACCGCCGTTTCGCCCTCGCCCGCAGCGACGCGCCCTTCGACCCGGCGCAGCCCGTTCATCTGCCCAAGACGAACTTCTTCATGCTGATGCGCGACGAACGCCTGGCCGAGCTGGACACCCGCCTCGACACCGCCAGCGGCCGCTTCGAGATCACGCGGCGCGGCGAGCCGCTGCTCTGCGCCGATCTCGACGAGCCCGCCGGGCGGACCGCCGTCGAGACCTTTTTCGCAGATTTCCTCGACGGCGCGCCCGGCCTGCCCCCGCGGCTGGTCGAGGCGCCCGGCCACGCCTTCGGCGACGCCCGCCGGCGACCCAACGCGCAGACCGGGCAGTACGTTTCGCTGATCAATCTCGCCAGCATCGACGCGCTGGCCGAACGCGTCGGCGCCGCACTCGACCCGCTGCGCTTTCGCGCCAACGTCTATTTCTCCGGCCTGCCGGCCTGGCGCGAACTCGACTGGGTCGGGGGCCACATCCGCATCGGCGACGCGCGCCTGCACGTGGTCTCGCCGATCACCCGCTGCGCCGCCACCACGGTCAATCCCGCCACCGCGCAGCGCGACGTGGACGTGCCGCGCGAACTGATGCGACACTTCGAGCACAACTACATGGGCGTGTATGTGGAAGTGCTGCATGGCGGCACGCTCGCCGTGGGCGACGGCCTGCTTGCGGAACCCGTCCAGCCCGCCTGA
- a CDS encoding SDR family NAD(P)-dependent oxidoreductase has protein sequence MPQPLKRHPPVALVTGATSGIGRAVALRLARDGYAVIVHSRSSAEAGRALADSLDTACYIQADLAHDEERFRLVKEATDRWGRLDVLVNNAGVSRVIPHDDLLAATPADWQMLHDINVVAPFRLVAAAESALREAARHGRSGCVVNISSHAGVRPKGASIPYAASKAALNHTTRLLARALAPDIRVNAVAPGLVDTPMTADWTDAQRLWREHAPMRRAAQPEDIANSVALLIASDYLTGEVLLADGGLNLT, from the coding sequence ATGCCCCAGCCGCTGAAGCGCCACCCGCCGGTCGCCCTGGTGACCGGCGCCACCTCGGGCATCGGCCGCGCGGTCGCCCTGCGCCTAGCCCGGGACGGTTATGCCGTCATCGTGCACTCGCGCTCGTCCGCCGAGGCCGGGCGGGCGCTGGCGGACTCGCTCGACACGGCCTGCTACATCCAGGCCGACCTCGCCCATGACGAGGAACGCTTCCGTCTCGTAAAGGAGGCGACGGACCGCTGGGGACGCCTCGACGTGCTCGTCAACAATGCCGGCGTCAGCCGCGTCATTCCGCACGACGACCTGCTGGCGGCGACGCCGGCCGACTGGCAGATGCTGCACGACATCAACGTGGTCGCACCCTTCCGCCTGGTCGCCGCCGCGGAATCGGCGCTGCGCGAGGCGGCCCGGCACGGCCGTTCCGGCTGCGTCGTCAACATCAGCTCGCATGCCGGCGTGCGTCCCAAGGGGGCCTCGATACCCTATGCCGCGTCGAAGGCCGCGCTCAACCATACCACCCGCCTGCTGGCACGCGCGCTGGCGCCCGACATACGGGTCAACGCCGTCGCCCCCGGCCTGGTCGACACGCCCATGACCGCCGACTGGACCGACGCGCAGCGACTCTGGCGGGAACACGCTCCGATGCGGCGGGCGGCGCAGCCCGAAGACATCGCGAATAGCGTCGCTCTGTTGATCGCATCCGACTACCTCACCGGCGAAGTCCTGCTCGCCGACGGCGGCCTGAACCTCACCTGA
- a CDS encoding chemotaxis protein CheX has protein sequence MNAAEMQVFVDATTHYFTQSTGLEAEVHAPYLSDTEVPDIFDYTGVISVVGEFRGCIYFSAPRAMMRHLLIEMGEQNHSDDYLLDMIGEIANTLSGNARRYFGPEFIISVPVSLKGELTDIRPPSDLRPYVIPVRWKSYRSVLVICVERG, from the coding sequence ATGAATGCAGCGGAAATGCAGGTGTTCGTGGACGCCACGACGCATTACTTCACTCAATCCACCGGGCTGGAGGCCGAGGTGCACGCGCCGTATCTGTCCGATACCGAGGTGCCGGACATATTCGACTACACCGGCGTGATCAGCGTCGTCGGCGAATTTCGCGGCTGCATCTATTTCTCCGCCCCGCGCGCGATGATGCGTCATCTGCTGATCGAAATGGGCGAGCAGAATCACTCGGACGACTACCTGCTCGACATGATCGGTGAGATCGCCAACACGCTCTCGGGCAACGCGAGGCGCTATTTCGGCCCCGAATTCATCATCTCCGTGCCGGTGTCGCTCAAGGGCGAGCTGACCGATATCCGCCCGCCTTCGGATTTGCGACCGTACGTGATCCCCGTGCGCTGGAAGAGCTATCGTTCGGTGCTGGTCATCTGCGTAGAACGCGGCTGA
- a CDS encoding response regulator transcription factor: protein MKVMVVDDSTIIRSKIAGIARRGGLGEEIVVAGLAANGLEAVRLCKQTQPDIVTMDLTMPEMDGIECIESLVQIKPDVRILVVSALADKSTAIRALKKGAHGFICKPFTDEELGEALKELIAMEVRA, encoded by the coding sequence ATGAAGGTCATGGTGGTGGACGATTCGACGATCATCCGCAGCAAGATCGCGGGCATCGCACGCCGCGGCGGGTTGGGCGAAGAGATCGTGGTGGCGGGACTGGCGGCCAACGGGCTCGAGGCCGTGCGCCTGTGCAAGCAGACGCAGCCGGATATCGTGACCATGGATCTGACGATGCCGGAAATGGACGGCATCGAGTGCATCGAGTCGCTGGTACAGATCAAGCCGGATGTGCGCATCCTGGTGGTGTCGGCGCTGGCCGACAAGAGCACGGCCATTCGCGCGCTCAAGAAAGGCGCGCACGGCTTCATCTGCAAGCCGTTCACGGACGAGGAACTGGGCGAGGCGCTCAAGGAACTGATTGCCATGGAGGTGCGCGCATGA
- a CDS encoding type IV pili methyl-accepting chemotaxis transducer N-terminal domain-containing protein, with amino-acid sequence MFSVKRVLGGKYADIVLAIALFLVFDLGVLMINFYTSYQISSEAVAINLAGRQRMLSQRMTKDLLEMQTAAPGGTIYDKARRELVATTAMFDTTLEAFYRGGAVTDTNGRPAVLTREADPEARHLLETARGIWLPLKRAIGDASRDNPAAGALNTAAGLLIAHNLELLKLMNGLTTRLAALAQDKASHLRAIQTGGIVLALLNFAFILFHFIRKLRRSDAEAETARRETTEILDTVNEGFFLLDRDMRIGSQYSRALSEIIRKPLSGEEDFIHLFEDIADAETLGVAREYLGLLFEDRIRERLTTDLNPLERVEVHFPREDGAFETRYLSLAFTRVYVDGAISHVLGSLSDITEQVRLEKEVELANKRSQEEVELLVGLLKGDAAQTAEFMQKTEQGLLSVNALLKGSQDTAGHAQTVENIFPVIHAIKGDAFAIGIDAFGNMAHEVEKALMPLRGARNIAGTQFLPVTVLLNEMLARIRLVRGLLDRVTDIQRSIGQPATATAERWTRELTGFAARVADDLGRQVALEVALPALDDLPAPALQKLRDMCIQLVRNAVAHGIEPPEERIASGKPATGKVRLKLDRYPTGELHLSCRDDGRGISPARIRASLLRSGRYSAEQLDELSDKQIVMKIFESGFSTNDAPDAHSGHGAGMDVIKQLAMALGGRLGLGTRPGRFAEFRVQMELETAPAAVEPAVRAAS; translated from the coding sequence ATGTTTTCAGTGAAGCGCGTACTCGGCGGCAAATACGCCGATATCGTCTTGGCCATCGCACTGTTCCTGGTCTTCGACCTGGGCGTGCTGATGATCAATTTCTACACGTCGTACCAGATTTCCTCGGAGGCGGTGGCGATCAATCTCGCCGGCCGCCAGCGCATGCTCTCGCAGCGTATGACCAAGGATCTGCTGGAAATGCAGACCGCGGCGCCCGGCGGCACGATTTACGACAAGGCACGCCGCGAACTGGTCGCGACGACCGCGATGTTCGATACGACGCTGGAGGCCTTTTACCGCGGCGGCGCGGTGACGGACACCAACGGCCGGCCCGCGGTGCTGACCCGCGAAGCGGATCCCGAAGCGAGACACCTGCTGGAAACCGCACGCGGCATCTGGCTGCCGCTCAAGCGCGCGATCGGCGATGCCAGTCGCGACAATCCCGCAGCCGGCGCGCTCAATACCGCGGCCGGGCTGCTGATCGCGCACAATCTCGAACTGCTCAAGCTGATGAATGGCCTGACCACGCGGCTGGCGGCGCTGGCGCAGGACAAGGCCTCGCATCTGCGCGCGATCCAGACCGGCGGCATCGTGCTGGCCTTGCTGAATTTCGCTTTCATCCTGTTCCATTTCATTCGCAAGCTGCGGCGCAGCGACGCCGAGGCGGAAACCGCCCGTCGCGAGACCACGGAAATCCTCGATACCGTGAACGAGGGTTTTTTCCTGCTCGACCGCGACATGCGCATCGGTTCGCAATACTCCAGGGCGCTTTCGGAGATCATTCGCAAGCCGCTGTCCGGCGAGGAGGATTTCATCCATCTGTTCGAGGATATCGCCGATGCCGAAACCCTGGGCGTGGCGCGCGAATATCTCGGTCTGCTGTTCGAGGATCGCATCCGCGAACGTCTGACCACGGATCTCAACCCGCTGGAACGGGTCGAGGTGCATTTCCCGCGCGAGGACGGCGCCTTCGAGACGCGCTATCTGAGCCTGGCCTTCACGCGCGTCTATGTCGACGGCGCCATATCGCACGTGCTCGGCAGCCTCAGCGACATCACCGAGCAGGTGCGGCTGGAAAAGGAGGTCGAGCTGGCCAACAAGCGTTCGCAGGAGGAGGTCGAGCTGCTGGTCGGTCTGCTCAAGGGCGACGCCGCGCAGACGGCCGAATTCATGCAAAAGACCGAGCAGGGGCTGCTGTCCGTGAACGCGCTGCTCAAGGGCAGCCAGGATACCGCCGGCCATGCGCAGACGGTGGAAAACATCTTTCCGGTCATCCACGCGATCAAGGGCGACGCCTTCGCGATCGGCATCGACGCCTTCGGCAACATGGCGCACGAGGTCGAAAAGGCGCTGATGCCGCTGCGCGGCGCGCGCAATATCGCCGGCACGCAATTCCTGCCCGTGACCGTCCTGCTCAACGAGATGCTCGCGCGCATCCGTCTGGTGCGCGGCCTGTTGGATCGCGTGACCGACATCCAGCGTTCGATCGGCCAGCCGGCGACGGCGACCGCCGAGCGCTGGACCCGCGAACTGACCGGCTTCGCGGCGCGCGTGGCGGACGATCTCGGCCGTCAGGTCGCGCTGGAGGTCGCATTGCCCGCGCTGGACGACCTGCCCGCACCCGCGCTGCAGAAACTGCGCGACATGTGCATCCAGCTGGTGCGCAACGCGGTCGCCCACGGCATCGAACCGCCCGAGGAACGCATCGCGTCCGGCAAACCCGCGACGGGCAAGGTCCGTCTCAAGCTCGATCGCTATCCCACCGGCGAGCTTCACCTGAGCTGCCGCGACGACGGGCGCGGCATCTCGCCCGCGCGCATTCGCGCGTCGCTGCTGCGCAGCGGACGCTACAGCGCCGAACAGCTCGACGAGCTCAGCGACAAGCAGATCGTGATGAAGATCTTCGAGTCCGGTTTTTCCACCAATGACGCGCCCGATGCGCACTCCGGCCATGGCGCCGGCATGGACGTGATCAAGCAGCTCGCGATGGCGCTGGGCGGCCGGCTTGGCCTCGGGACGCGGCCGGGCCGGTTCGCCGAGTTCAGGGTGCAGATGGAGCTCGAAACCGCGCCAGCGGCGGTCGAACCGGCGGTGAGGGCGGCGTCATGA
- a CDS encoding EAL domain-containing protein: MYEGEYVALSCAQCVQAEGLDFDFTFAFQPIVDLDAGRVTAHEALVRGTAGESAGEILGRVTDANRYRFDQACRVKAVKTAVTLGLDCDLNINFYPNAVYRPELCIRTTLQAADTYGFPAERIVFEVTEAERIEDTQHLVDIIQCYRKLGFRTAIDDFGAGYAGLNLLAEYQPDYIKLDRQLIAGIDARPAKQAIARGIVQVCRDLGIGILAEGVETAEEFAWLRDAGIRLFQGYYFARPALGALPEVPPARYAG, from the coding sequence ATGTATGAGGGCGAATACGTTGCGTTGAGCTGCGCGCAGTGCGTGCAGGCGGAAGGTCTGGATTTCGATTTCACCTTCGCGTTCCAGCCCATCGTCGACCTCGATGCCGGGCGCGTCACGGCCCACGAGGCGCTGGTGCGGGGCACCGCGGGCGAATCCGCGGGCGAGATCCTCGGCCGCGTCACCGACGCCAACCGCTACCGCTTCGATCAGGCCTGCCGGGTCAAGGCGGTGAAGACGGCGGTGACGCTCGGACTCGACTGCGACCTCAACATCAACTTCTACCCCAACGCGGTCTACCGCCCGGAACTGTGCATCCGCACCACCCTGCAGGCGGCGGACACCTACGGCTTCCCGGCCGAGCGCATCGTGTTCGAGGTGACCGAGGCCGAGCGCATCGAGGACACGCAGCATCTGGTCGACATCATCCAGTGTTACCGCAAGCTGGGCTTTCGCACCGCCATCGACGACTTCGGCGCAGGCTACGCGGGCCTCAACCTGCTCGCCGAATATCAGCCGGACTACATCAAGCTCGACCGCCAGCTCATCGCCGGCATCGACGCCCGCCCGGCCAAGCAGGCGATCGCCCGCGGCATCGTGCAGGTGTGCCGCGATCTCGGCATCGGCATCCTCGCGGAGGGTGTAGAAACGGCGGAGGAATTCGCCTGGCTGCGCGACGCCGGCATCCGGCTGTTCCAGGGCTACTACTTCGCGCGCCCGGCGCTCGGCGCGCTGCCCGAGGTGCCTCCGGCGCGCTATGCCGGCTGA
- a CDS encoding ABC transporter ATP-binding protein, which produces MGSTGVATDAGTGGGPASDAPLVRIAGLEKRYGHAGDTSAALAGVDLDIARGEFISLIGPSGCGKTTLLRILADLEAATAGRISIDGLSTAEARRDRRYGYVFQAPTLLDWRTALGNVMLPLRLLGHPRAEARRIAAEALAQVGLAEAAGRYPWQLSGGQQQRVSIARALSLEPELLLMDEPFGALDEITRERMNQDLHALWRRTGKTVVFVTHSIAEAVFLSTRVAVMRAGPGRIARVLDIDLPADRDFATRDHPRFHQLVTQVHEGLHAAYHA; this is translated from the coding sequence ATGGGCTCGACAGGCGTTGCAACGGACGCAGGCACAGGCGGCGGCCCGGCGTCCGACGCCCCGCTGGTACGCATCGCGGGCCTGGAAAAGCGCTACGGACACGCGGGCGACACCTCGGCGGCACTGGCCGGTGTCGATCTTGACATCGCGCGCGGCGAATTCATTTCGCTGATCGGCCCCTCGGGCTGCGGCAAGACTACCCTGCTGCGCATCCTAGCCGACCTCGAGGCCGCCACCGCAGGCCGCATCAGCATCGACGGCCTGAGCACGGCCGAGGCCCGCCGCGACCGGCGTTACGGCTACGTCTTCCAGGCCCCCACCCTGCTCGACTGGCGCACCGCGCTGGGCAACGTCATGCTGCCGTTGCGGCTGCTCGGCCACCCGCGCGCCGAGGCCCGGCGCATCGCCGCCGAGGCGCTGGCCCAGGTCGGCCTGGCCGAAGCCGCCGGGCGCTACCCCTGGCAGCTTTCCGGCGGCCAGCAGCAGCGCGTTTCCATCGCGCGAGCGCTGTCGCTGGAGCCCGAACTGCTATTGATGGACGAACCCTTCGGCGCGCTCGACGAAATCACCCGCGAGCGCATGAATCAGGACCTGCACGCGCTGTGGCGGCGCACCGGCAAAACCGTGGTCTTCGTCACCCATTCGATCGCCGAGGCGGTGTTCCTGTCCACGCGCGTCGCCGTGATGCGCGCCGGCCCCGGCCGCATCGCGCGCGTGCTCGACATCGACCTGCCGGCCGACCGCGACTTCGCCACCCGCGACCACCCCCGTTTTCACCAGCTGGTCACGCAGGTACACGAAGGCCTTCACGCCGCCTACCATGCATAA
- the upp gene encoding uracil phosphoribosyltransferase, whose product MHTPDNTNFHLLDHPLIQHKLSLARRTETPTIQFRRLLKEISLLMGYEITRGLPLEHQLIDTPLESMQAPMIQGKKVAVVAILRAGLGMTSGLHELMPSAREGHIGLYRDPETKRPVEYLVKLPEPEGRLFILVDPMLATGHSAAYAIDVLNRHGVADLDIRFMALVAAPEGLAVLRETHPEVPVYAAALDRQLDDHAYIRPGLGDAGDRLFGTK is encoded by the coding sequence GTGCACACCCCGGACAACACAAACTTTCACCTCCTCGACCACCCGCTGATCCAGCACAAGCTCTCGCTGGCGCGGCGCACCGAAACGCCGACCATCCAGTTCCGCCGCCTGCTCAAGGAGATTTCCCTGCTGATGGGCTACGAAATCACCCGCGGGCTGCCGCTGGAACACCAGCTCATCGACACCCCACTCGAATCCATGCAGGCGCCGATGATCCAGGGCAAGAAGGTGGCCGTGGTGGCGATCCTGCGCGCGGGCCTGGGCATGACCAGCGGCCTGCACGAACTCATGCCGTCGGCGCGCGAGGGGCACATCGGGCTCTACCGCGACCCCGAGACCAAGCGCCCGGTGGAATATCTGGTCAAGCTGCCGGAACCCGAGGGTCGCCTGTTCATCCTGGTCGACCCGATGCTCGCGACGGGCCACTCGGCGGCCTACGCCATCGACGTGCTCAACCGCCATGGGGTCGCCGATCTCGACATCCGTTTCATGGCGCTGGTCGCCGCGCCCGAGGGGCTGGCCGTGCTGCGCGAAACCCACCCCGAGGTGCCGGTGTATGCCGCCGCCCTCGACCGCCAGCTCGATGATCACGCCTACATCCGCCCCGGCCTCGGCGACGCGGGCGACCGCCTGTTCGGCACCAAATAG
- a CDS encoding nuclear transport factor 2 family protein: MQLKPLLIAAVFGATALPAMADTASQAQSHFRAIAEADMPALTRDYAADAVFQWVGGPLDGVYAGRDAIAAVWQKFTQANGPVSHRVKDLRLSENPKGATVTADVEFHGKQTIPVRYILTYRGGKLVNEVWQIDPRRAAAY, from the coding sequence ATGCAACTCAAACCTCTTTTGATCGCCGCCGTTTTCGGCGCGACGGCACTGCCGGCCATGGCGGACACCGCAAGCCAGGCCCAATCGCATTTTCGCGCCATCGCCGAAGCCGACATGCCCGCGCTCACGCGCGACTATGCGGCGGACGCGGTATTTCAGTGGGTCGGCGGGCCGCTGGACGGCGTCTACGCCGGCCGCGACGCCATTGCGGCGGTGTGGCAGAAATTCACGCAGGCCAACGGGCCCGTATCGCATCGCGTGAAGGATCTGCGGCTGAGCGAGAATCCCAAGGGCGCCACGGTCACGGCGGATGTGGAGTTCCACGGCAAGCAGACCATACCGGTGCGCTATATCCTCACCTACAGGGGCGGCAAACTCGTCAACGAGGTGTGGCAGATCGATCCCCGGCGCGCCGCCGCCTACTGA
- a CDS encoding RNA polymerase sigma factor, with amino-acid sequence MDYAVIEPHIPRLRRYARALTGDAARADDLVQDTLERALRKFALWRRGSDLRAWLFTLMHNVYVNQRRAERPTLAWDATRDDIPQPGSQEHALVVRDLAAAIKTLPPEFREVVLLIGLEDFSYAETARVLGIAQGTVMSRLARGRERLRRALEGESGQRIRRVK; translated from the coding sequence ATGGACTACGCGGTCATCGAACCCCACATCCCCCGGCTGCGCCGCTATGCGCGCGCGCTGACCGGCGACGCCGCGCGCGCCGACGATCTGGTGCAGGACACCCTGGAGCGCGCGTTGCGCAAGTTCGCCCTGTGGCGTCGCGGCAGCGACCTGCGCGCCTGGCTGTTCACCCTCATGCACAACGTCTACGTCAACCAGCGCCGGGCGGAACGCCCGACCCTGGCCTGGGATGCGACGCGCGACGACATCCCGCAGCCGGGCAGTCAGGAGCACGCGCTGGTCGTGCGCGACCTGGCTGCGGCCATCAAGACCCTGCCGCCGGAATTCCGCGAGGTGGTCCTGCTGATCGGTCTCGAAGATTTCAGCTACGCCGAGACCGCGCGCGTGCTCGGCATTGCGCAGGGCACCGTCATGTCGCGACTGGCGCGCGGCCGCGAACGGCTGAGACGGGCCCTGGAAGGCGAGTCCGGGCAACGGATCAGGAGAGTGAAATGA
- a CDS encoding anti-sigma factor family protein gives MKRETDSEEARLQAFVDDRLAPAARAQVEARLAQEPAARARVEALRRQREALHAVYDGVLDEPIPPRLQRSALAPRPGPALPARAAAALWLLLGTGAGWLGATAYQDASRATPQRIAAGPALAREAAVAYAVYSPEVLHPVEVDATQEKHLLGWLSKRLGHPLRAPELTRYGYRLMGGRLLPAADGPAAQLMYENRAGERLTLYVTVQPGKTTDTAFRYAEERGLSVFYWIDRDLGYALTANLARPRLLEIAGGVYRQLEP, from the coding sequence ATGAAGCGCGAAACCGACAGCGAAGAGGCGCGCCTGCAGGCTTTCGTGGACGACCGGCTGGCGCCGGCGGCGCGCGCGCAGGTCGAAGCCAGGCTGGCGCAGGAGCCGGCCGCCCGGGCGCGGGTCGAGGCCCTGCGCCGGCAGCGCGAGGCGCTGCACGCGGTCTACGACGGCGTGCTGGACGAACCGATTCCGCCGCGCCTGCAGCGCTCCGCCCTGGCCCCGCGTCCGGGGCCTGCGCTGCCGGCCCGCGCCGCCGCGGCGCTGTGGCTGCTGCTCGGCACCGGCGCCGGCTGGCTCGGCGCCACCGCCTACCAGGACGCGAGCCGCGCGACGCCGCAGCGGATAGCCGCCGGCCCGGCCCTGGCGCGCGAGGCGGCCGTCGCCTATGCCGTCTACAGTCCTGAAGTGCTGCACCCCGTCGAGGTCGACGCCACCCAGGAAAAGCACCTGCTCGGCTGGCTCTCCAAACGTCTGGGACACCCGCTGCGCGCGCCCGAGCTGACGCGCTACGGCTACCGGCTGATGGGCGGGCGCCTGCTGCCCGCCGCGGACGGGCCGGCAGCGCAATTGATGTACGAAAACCGCGCCGGCGAGCGGCTCACGCTGTACGTCACCGTGCAGCCGGGCAAAACGACGGACACCGCGTTCCGCTACGCCGAGGAGCGTGGACTGTCGGTGTTCTACTGGATCGACCGCGACCTGGGCTACGCGCTGACCGCAAACCTCGCGCGCCCTCGGCTGCTGGAGATTGCCGGCGGCGTCTACCGCCAGCTCGAACCCTGA